One segment of Nocardia farcinica DNA contains the following:
- a CDS encoding SRPBCC family protein encodes MRVDVRTEIVIDRPPSTVAAFAADPTNVPRWYANIHEVRWVSEPPLRTGSQLEFAAQFLGRRLVYTYEVTEYVPGSLLVMRTARGPFPMETSYTWEPTAAGTRMTLRNRGEPAGFSRVLAPVLESAVRRANRADLARLKAELEAE; translated from the coding sequence GACGTGCGCACCGAGATCGTCATCGATCGGCCGCCGTCGACCGTGGCCGCCTTCGCCGCCGATCCCACGAACGTGCCCCGCTGGTATGCCAACATCCACGAGGTGCGCTGGGTGAGCGAACCGCCGCTGCGCACCGGCTCGCAGCTGGAGTTCGCCGCGCAGTTCCTGGGCAGACGACTGGTCTACACCTACGAGGTGACCGAATACGTGCCCGGCAGCCTGCTGGTGATGCGGACCGCGCGCGGCCCGTTCCCGATGGAGACCAGCTACACCTGGGAGCCGACCGCGGCGGGCACCCGCATGACGCTGCGCAACCGGGGCGAGCCCGCGGGGTTCAGCCGCGTGCTCGCCCCGGTGCTGGAGTCGGCGGTGCGCCGGGCCAACCGCGCCGACCTCGCGCGATTGAAAGCCGAGCTGGAAGCCGAGTAG